Sequence from the Streptomyces sp. NBC_00440 genome:
TTCCGTCGGGGCAGGCGAAGTCACGTTGCACAGATTAGGTCCTCGCACTGACAACGGTCGAAACGGCGCGGATGGGGCGCCTGTCCACCGGGCCCGCTCGGCCTGCGGCGGCTAGGCTTCGTGCTCCCCGGACCGGGCCCGGATCCGCCCGTACGCACCTCCGGGGCCACGACTGTCCACCCCGTGAACCACCCCCGGACCATGCCCTGTCCACCGTCCGGTGCACCCAGCAACCACCTTCGGTCCGCCCCGGATCCCGCCCCGGATCCCGCCCCGGTGCGAACCCCGTCCCGCTCCCGGAGGGAGCCGTATGAGCACGACCGCCCCGACCGCCGCCGCCCCGGCCGTGGTCGATCTCAACGCCGACCTCGGTGAGGGGTTCGGCCGCTGGACGCTCACCGACGACGAGGCGCTGCTGTCCGTCGTCACCAGTGCCAATGTCGCCTGCGGTTTCCACGCGGGCGACCCGTCGACCATGCGCCGGGTCTGCGAACTGGCCGCCGCTCGCGGTGTACGGATCGGCGCCCAGGTCTCGTACCGCGACCTGGCGGGTTTCGGGAGGCGCGCCATGGATGTCCCCGCCGGTGAGCTGGCCGACGAAGTCGCCTATCAGATCGGCGCGTTGGAGCTCTTCGCGCGGGCCGCCGGCAGCCGGGTGTCGTACGTCAAACCGCACGGCGCGCTCTACAACCGCACCGTCCACGACGAGGAGCAGGCGGGCGCGGTCGTCGCGGGCGTGCGGCTCGCCGGGGGCGCGCTGCCGGTGCTCGGGCTGCCCGGCTCCCGGCTACTGGCGGCAGCAGCGGACGCGGGGCTGGCCTCGGTGCCGGAGGCCTTCGCC
This genomic interval carries:
- a CDS encoding LamB/YcsF family protein, encoding MVDLNADLGEGFGRWTLTDDEALLSVVTSANVACGFHAGDPSTMRRVCELAAARGVRIGAQVSYRDLAGFGRRAMDVPAGELADEVAYQIGALELFARAAGSRVSYVKPHGALYNRTVHDEEQAGAVVAGVRLAGGALPVLGLPGSRLLAAAADAGLASVPEAFADRAYTAQATLVPRSRPGAVVHEPEAVVARALAMVRDHSVAAVTGEPVTVDARSLCLHGDTPGAADIALRVRRELLAAGVVLEPFA